TTAATTTTGAAACTTCAAAAATTTTTTCAATTTCTTCACTTGAGTTCAGTCCCCTTCCTATGGAGAGAATGATTTTTGCGTTATCAAGAGAGGAGCTTTCAGATTTTGACATTGTTTCAACTATCTCAACCCCCGATGTTTTTGGTTTTATTTCTGTTTCTTCAAAACTTTCTTTTGAAAAAGGAGAAGGGTTTTTTTCAAAACTTGAACCTGAAACAGTTAATACAGCTTTTTTTTTCTTGTTTTTTACCAGGGCTTCAAGTTTGGAATTGAAAATCATCCTTGAAAACTTGTTTTTTGCTTCAATTTTTAAAATATTTGTAATTATTGATGCCTTAGATTTACCAGCAATAAAAGAAGCTGATTCAAGGGACTTGGTGGAAGAGTCAAAGCAGAGATAAGAAAAGTCTGTTTTTTCAATGATTTTTTCAAGGCAGAAACCTATTTCATCTGGATTATGATCTTTTAAACCGGTTTTTATATTTAAAATAGATCTAAAATCAATTTTACTTGAAAACTCTTTAATATCGGGTTCATTGAAAACAACAAGAAGTATTTCTTCTTTTGTATAAATATTAAGATTTTGTCCGAAATTTATAAGTTTTTTTGCCTGTTCAATTCTATTTTCCATACTGTCACAGACTAAAATTATTTTTTTATTCATTTTTTTTCCTTAAAGAATTTTTTTCTGTTTTAAAATTTCAAGAAAAGCCTTTGCTTTGTCTTCTATGCTTCCCTTAAGTATTTCACCTTTTCTTGTTTTGGAAGGCAGTTTAAGTTCTTTTGTTTCAAAACTGATTTTTGATTCCAGGCTTTCAATATTTTTTACAACAAGGGTTGATTCATCAACTTTTAGCATTCTTAATACATTTGGATATCCAGGCTTGTTTATCCCGGCCTGAAAATTTAAAATACATGGAAGTGCAAGTTCTGCCCTTTGTGAAGCTCCGCCTTCAAGTTCTCTTTTTACAATTATTTTATTTTTGGAAATTTTTTCAATGGAAGTCACTCCTGAAACAGAGGGAATGGAAAGTTTTGAAGCTGTTAAAAGACCTGTTGTTCCGTTCATCATATCTTCTGACATCATTCCGCTGAAAATCATTTTATAGTCATTTTCCATGAAAATGTTTTTTACTGCATTTGATACAAAATCAGGGTCATTTGCATTTTTTATTTCAGTTTGAATCAAAATCCCTTTATCCGCACCTTTTCCAATGGTTTTTTTTAGAATTTCAAGGCTAGGTTCTGTTCCCACAGAAATTGTATGAATTTCAATACTATTGTCTTTTTCCTTTAATTTAAGAGCTTCTTCAAGTGAATGATCATCAAATCTGTTTATTTTAAAGTTCAAATCCGGGTTTTTTAATGAAAAGTTGTTTTTTAAAATAGCTGGGTCAGTCATTTGAATTTCTTCAAAAACCGGTTTTATTGTTACAAGTATTTTCATTTTTAATCCTTTGTCAGTTGTCAGACAAAGCTAATTTAATACTTTAGCGATTAATATTTTAAAAATTAGTTTTGTCTGAATAAAGCAAGTCTAAGTTTTTTAAAAAATCTCTTATTTATATTTTATACAGGAATGAAAATTTATCAACAAAAAAATCGAACGTTCGTTCGTTTTTTTGTTGACATAAAATTTTCTAAGATTTAAAGTTTTATAAATCTTAGAAAAAAAAGAGATAATTTATTGGTTTACAAAGGAAAATTTAATGCCTCTTCTTTATGTTATCCGCCATGGCCAGGCTTCATTTGGGGAATCAGATTATGACGAACTTTCAAAAATCGGCATAAAACAAGCCCAGATTCTTGGAAAATTTTTTAAACAAACCAAAACAACCTTTGATTCAATTTTTTCAGGTTCTTTGGAAAGACAGGTTGATACTGCTGTCCATACCTTAGAAGGAATGGGGGAAAAGGGTAAAAAAGTAGAAATAAATAAAGGTTTCAATGAGTATAGTCATACAGATCTTATAAATGCCAGTCTTGATTATTATAGACAAAAAGAACCGGAAAAATCATACGATTTAGTTGAGCTTTCAAAAGATAAAAAAAAATTTCAGGTTTTTTTTTCCAGGCTGGTTGAGGATTGGATAAGCGGTGAATTTTCTGGTTATGGAGTTGAAGCCTATGAAACATATTCTCATAGGGTTTTAAAAGCCTTTGAGGAGGTATCAGATTTAAAAGAAAGAAAAGGTAAAATTGCAGTTTTTACTTCAGGAGGGGCAATTTCAGCACTTCTTGAAAATACTCTCCAGGTTCATCCTTTTAAAGCAGCCAAGATTGGATGGGGAATAAAAAACTGCTCAATTTCTATTGTAAGCTCAAAAGGAAGGTTCAATAGGAACTCAAACAGATTTTTATTAAGAAGTTTTAATTGTTCGGCTCATTTTGAGCTGGAAAATGACAAAGACCTTATTACCTACAGATAATCAAGGAGGAGTAAGATGGATTTTAGAATATCGGATAAAATTAAACTTATAGTGGATACAATAAACGAGTTTATTGACAAGGAACTTATTCCACTTGAGCCTGAATTTGTGATGGGAGATTTTAATGAAATGGAGCCGGCTATAAAAGAAAAGCAGGCAATGGCTAAAAAAATGGGATTATGGGCCCCTAATTTCCCTGAAGACTGCGGAGGGATGGGACTTTCCATGGTTGAGCATGGACTTGTTTCAGAGGCTCTTGGGCGTTCTCCTCTTGGACATTATGTTTTTTGGTGCCAGGCTCCTGATGCGGGAAACGTTGAAATTTTACATAAATACGGGACAGAAGAGCAAAAGGAAAAATATTTAAAACCTCTTGTAAGGGGGGATATAAGAAGCTGTTTTTCAATGACAGAAGTGGATATGCCGGGTTCAAATCCTGTAATGCTTGAGACAACTGCTGTAAAAGACGGGGATGATTATCTAATCAACGGGCACAAATGGTATACAACCTCTGCTGACGGGTCAAATTTTGCCATAGTAATGGCTGTGACAAATCCTGAAGCTTCAAAATATCTTCAGGCAAGCATGATAATTGTTCCAACAGAAACCAAGGGCTTTAATCTTGTAAGAAATATTCCTGTAATGGGCCATGAAGGAAGCGGATATGCAAGTCATGCAGAAATTTTATATCAGTCGTGCAGGGTTCCTCAAAAGAATCTTTTAGGGCCTGAAGGCCATGGTTTTGTAATAGCCCAGGACAGACTTGGGCCAGGAAGAATTCATCATTGCATGAGATGGCTTGGGATATGCAAAAGATCCTTTGATCTTATGTGTTCAAGGGCAAACTCCAGAGTAATTTCAGCTGATGGTAAAACCCTTGCCTCAAAACAGACAGTTCAGAACTGGGTTGCAGAATCAGCTGCTGAAATTCAGGCGGCAAGACTTCTTACCTTGAATGCAGCATGGCAGATAGATGAATACGGTGCTTCAGCCTCAAGAGATGCTGTTTCAATGATAAAATTTGTTGTTGCAAATACAATGAACAAAGTAATTGATAGAGCACTTCAGACATATGGAGGACTTGGGATGACAGATGATACAATTCTTGCATATTTTTACAGGCATGAAAGAGCTGCAAGGATTTATGACGGAGCAGACGAGGTTCACAAGTCATCTTTAGCCAGGAGAATGCTTAGAACCTATGAAGGAAAAGTTATAAGATAATTTTCTTTTGGGAAAAGTTTATGTTTATTCTTATTTTCAATCTGACTATTCAGTTATAATTGAACAATTGTATTTAATAAATATAAACCCCAAATTAAAAAGGAAATAAAAAAGTGGAAGAGTTTGATTTTACAGAATTTAAAAAAAGATTTGATACTTCAAAAAACACCCTTTGCAAAGAGGTTTTTTATCAAAATCAGGAAAGTATAAAAATAAAGAATGAAAAAAGGGCAGTGGAAAATCTTTATAAAATTTTTAACGCTGTATTTTCAATATCTTCCAAAAAGGGCTTTCAGGCAATGACAATGAGAGACTTAAGCAGGGAAGTTAATTTAAGTATGGGAGCCCTTTATGCATATTTTAAAAATAAGGAGGATTTGCTTCATATAATCCAGAAACAGGGAAGAGCAATGGTAAAAAATATTCTGGATTCCTTTGAATCAACTTCTCCTGATCCTCTTGGAAAGCTTAGAGCAGTAATAAAAGCTCATATTTTCTTAAGTGAGGTGGCAAGACCCTGGTTTTTTTTCACTTTTATGGAAGCAAGAAGTTTGAATGAAAAAGAACTGGAGGAGGCAAGAGCACTTGAGGCACATACTGAAAAAGTTGTGGTTGATATTTTAAAGCTTGGAGAAATTCAAGGTGTTTTTAAAAAAAGAAATCATTTTTTGACAGCAAGTATAATCAAGTCCATGCAACAGGACTGGTATCTTAAAAAGTGGAAGTACAAATCAAGAAAGATAGGCCCTGATGAGTTTGCTGATTATGTTATAGGATTTGTTGAATCCTTTGTTCTTGCTGAGCCAAAAATAATTTAAGGGGGTTCAAAAATGGAAGATCAGGCAGTTGATGTAAGAAAAGGAGAAGAGCTTGACCATGAAAAGATTAGGGAGTTTTTAAGGGAAAATGTTGAAGGGATAGATGGAGATATCTATGTAAAGCAATTTCCCGGAGGTTTTTCCAATCTTACCTACTTGATAGAATCCAATGGAAAGCAAATGGTTTTAAGAAGACCGCCAAAAGGAGCTGATATAAAATCAGCCCATGATATGGGAAGGGAATATAAAATTTTAACAGCTTTAAAGCCGCTTTTTCCATATTGCCCCACACCATTGGCATACACAGAAGATCTATCAATAATGGGCTGTCCCTTTTATATAATGGAAAAAATATCAGGGATAATTTTGAGAAAGGAGCTTCCCAAAGGCCTTGATTTAAGCTCTGAAGATGCAGGAAATTTATGTAAAAAACTTCTTGATGTTCATGTTGAACTTCATTCAATAGATGTTGAAAAAAATAATCTTTCATTTCTTGGAAAACCTCAAGGCTATGTTCAAAGACAGGTTGAAGGCTGGAGCAGAAGATATGTAAATGCTAAAACAGACGATGCTCCTGGATTTGAAAAGGTTATGGAATGGCTCAATGACAGGCAGCCCAAAGATACTGATTCTCCCTCAATAATTCACAATGATTATAAATTTGATAATGTTGTTCTTGATAAAGACAATCCCATGAAAATAATCGGGGTTCTTGACTGGGAAATGGCAACATATGGAGATCCGCTGATGGATCTTGGCAGTTCTCTGGGTTATTGGATTGACAGGAATGATTCAGATGAATTCAAGCTTTTAAAAACCATGCCAACAGATATTGAAGGTGCTTTAACAAGAAATGAAATGATAGAAAGATATGGGGAAAAAACAGGCAGAAACATGGATAATTTTGATTTTTATCTATGTTTTGGAACCTTTAGGTTGGCTGTAATTGCCCAGCAGATATACAAGAGGTTTTTTCTTGGGTATACCAAGGACAAAAGATTTGGAATGCTTATTCATGCAGTCAATATTCTTGAAAAGCTTTCTGGTAAAATTATTGATAATTCCAAATTGTAATTTATAAAAAGTAAAAACTTTGTTTCAGCTGTCAAATTTAAAAAAAGATAAACATAAACAAGGAGGCAAAATGGCCGGGTTTTCACTTGAAAATAAGGTAGCTCTTATAACAGGAGCAAGCCGGGGAATAGGAGAAGCTATTGCACATTGCTTAAGCGAGAATGGTGCAAAAATTATTTTGGTGAGCAGAAAAATAGATGCTCTTCAAAAAGTTGAAAACGATATCAAGACAAAAGGCGGTCAGGCTGAATCAATGGCCTGTCATATGGGCGAAATTGATCAGATAAAAGCTCTTGTTCAATCAGTTAAAGAAAAATACGGAAAACTTGATATTTTAGTAAATAACGCAGCTGCAAACCCATATTTTGGTGATATGATTGATGCTGAAGAATGGGCCTGGGACAAGATTTTTGATGTAAACCTGAAAGGCCCTTTTTTTACAATAGTTGAATTTGCAAAGCTTATGAGGGAAAACGGAGGAGGAAGCATAGTAAATGTTTCTTCAATAAATGGAGTTCGTCCTGCAGCTTTTCAGGGAATGTATTCGATTTCAAAGGCAGCTCTTATTTCTCTTACAAAAGCATTTGCCAGGGAACTTGCTCCCCATAAAATAAGAGTAAACGCTCTTCTTCCTGGACTTACAGATACAAAATTTGCAAGTGCTCTTACAAGTGATGAAAATTTAAAGAAAATGATAGTTTCCCAGATTCCCCTTGGAAGAATTGCAGATCCTGAAGATATGGCAGGAGCGGTTTTATATCTTGTTTCAGATGCTGCTTCATATACAACAGGTTCATTGATTGTGTGTGATGGGGGTATGATTGCATAAAAAATAAAATTTTTTATTCCTCGGAACTTGTTAGAGGACCAATTACGCAAGTCAGGGCAGGAATTCTCCTGCCCTGCAATTTTTGTTTAAAACTTTAGTTCAGCCCAGTGTTTTTGTGAATATTTTTATATGCTTTTTTCATAATCTTTGTAAGCAAGTCAATGTCTGCTGGTTTTTCAAGGTAGGCAAAGGCTCCTAGTTCCATACATCTTTGTCTTTCAGTTTGATTTCCATGACCTGTAAGAATAATAATTTTAGTTCCCGGGCTTTTTTTCTTGGTTTCTTTCAAAACCTCATATCTGTCAAATCCAGGTAAATTCAGGTCAAGAATAATAACCTCGGGATGATCTCTTTTTATTATTTCAATAGCCTCCCTTCCTGTTGAAACCGGGAATGAAGGCAGGTCTCTTATGGCAAGCCGCTCTGAAAGTGTCTGGATAAAATCAGCCTCTTTATCAACAAGAAGGACCTTGTGGGGTCTTTTAAAATTTCGATCTGCCAAAATATCTGGCTTATAAAAGTTCTGTCCTATTTTTATTTTAACATTTGAAACTCCATCAATTGCTTTTGCAGCGTTTTTAAGTTCGCTTTTAAGTTTGGAAAGAAAAAGAACTTTTTTGTTTATTATAAGAGTGATATCACTGCCCTGGGCATCAACATCAAGATCAAAGCCTTGTTTGCAAAGCTCTAACCCAAGATTTGATTCAAGTTTAAAATCATTAATATGTTTTTTTGATAAATTTGAAAATTGGAGAAGAGGATTACCAAGGTAGCTTGAAATAAGTTTATATGCTCTTTCTGTTGTTGTTTTATCCATTGGAACCACCATATCATATAGTGATGGGTTCCATGGACCTGAGTTTTTTATATAATAAGAGAATTCATCTGCTTTTTCATCAGAATCAAGAATTTCTTTTTTTGCATTTTCTTTACTTATTCCCAAACTGGCTGCATTTTCAATTCTGTGCTGGTGTTCAGCAATTATAAGTATTCTTATGAGATGGTTTATTTTTTTGGGAAGAAGAAGGCTTGAAAATCCGTAAAATATCTGATCGTCCCCAATAAGCTTTGATACTGAAACTTTAAGTTCTGCCAGGGATTTTTCCTTTTCTCTGGTAAAGCTGTTGAAAAAAGAAGGAGGATTTAAAAAAACTTTTTTATAAGTATCTTTATTTTCATTGAATATTTTTGCAGCGGCTTCAACAATCTCATTGTCAGTTATAATTTTATACCCGTGATTTTTTCCCAGCTTTTTTACTAATTCTAAAGCCCCTGAATATTTGTCTGAAAATATGCTTATTATTGGCATTTAAATTTCTCCCGGTACTGATTTTGTGTTTCTTGCTGGTTTCCAGGTTGATCACTGCTTAGAGTACAGCAAAATTAGTGCCAAATTTAGTAAATCAAAAGCATAAATCCGGGATTTTAAGATTTTGTTATTTGAAAATTTCTTTAATTTTTTTTGTTAACTGATTAATATCAAGGGGTTTCATTAAATAATCTTCAGCTCCAAGTTTCATTCCTTCCATTCCTTCTTTTGTTGACCCGTGTCCTGTAAGAAGAATTACTGGAAGAGAACTTTCAATTTTTTTTAGTTCAGCAAGCACTTCAAGCCCGCTCATACCA
The window above is part of the Desulforegulaceae bacterium genome. Proteins encoded here:
- a CDS encoding phosphotransferase family protein, with the translated sequence MEDQAVDVRKGEELDHEKIREFLRENVEGIDGDIYVKQFPGGFSNLTYLIESNGKQMVLRRPPKGADIKSAHDMGREYKILTALKPLFPYCPTPLAYTEDLSIMGCPFYIMEKISGIILRKELPKGLDLSSEDAGNLCKKLLDVHVELHSIDVEKNNLSFLGKPQGYVQRQVEGWSRRYVNAKTDDAPGFEKVMEWLNDRQPKDTDSPSIIHNDYKFDNVVLDKDNPMKIIGVLDWEMATYGDPLMDLGSSLGYWIDRNDSDEFKLLKTMPTDIEGALTRNEMIERYGEKTGRNMDNFDFYLCFGTFRLAVIAQQIYKRFFLGYTKDKRFGMLIHAVNILEKLSGKIIDNSKL
- a CDS encoding acyl-CoA dehydrogenase family protein, coding for MDFRISDKIKLIVDTINEFIDKELIPLEPEFVMGDFNEMEPAIKEKQAMAKKMGLWAPNFPEDCGGMGLSMVEHGLVSEALGRSPLGHYVFWCQAPDAGNVEILHKYGTEEQKEKYLKPLVRGDIRSCFSMTEVDMPGSNPVMLETTAVKDGDDYLINGHKWYTTSADGSNFAIVMAVTNPEASKYLQASMIIVPTETKGFNLVRNIPVMGHEGSGYASHAEILYQSCRVPQKNLLGPEGHGFVIAQDRLGPGRIHHCMRWLGICKRSFDLMCSRANSRVISADGKTLASKQTVQNWVAESAAEIQAARLLTLNAAWQIDEYGASASRDAVSMIKFVVANTMNKVIDRALQTYGGLGMTDDTILAYFYRHERAARIYDGADEVHKSSLARRMLRTYEGKVIR
- a CDS encoding TetR/AcrR family transcriptional regulator, giving the protein MEEFDFTEFKKRFDTSKNTLCKEVFYQNQESIKIKNEKRAVENLYKIFNAVFSISSKKGFQAMTMRDLSREVNLSMGALYAYFKNKEDLLHIIQKQGRAMVKNILDSFESTSPDPLGKLRAVIKAHIFLSEVARPWFFFTFMEARSLNEKELEEARALEAHTEKVVVDILKLGEIQGVFKKRNHFLTASIIKSMQQDWYLKKWKYKSRKIGPDEFADYVIGFVESFVLAEPKII
- a CDS encoding electron transfer flavoprotein subunit beta/FixA family protein; this translates as MKILVTIKPVFEEIQMTDPAILKNNFSLKNPDLNFKINRFDDHSLEEALKLKEKDNSIEIHTISVGTEPSLEILKKTIGKGADKGILIQTEIKNANDPDFVSNAVKNIFMENDYKMIFSGMMSEDMMNGTTGLLTASKLSIPSVSGVTSIEKISKNKIIVKRELEGGASQRAELALPCILNFQAGINKPGYPNVLRMLKVDESTLVVKNIESLESKISFETKELKLPSKTRKGEILKGSIEDKAKAFLEILKQKKIL
- a CDS encoding response regulator, whose product is MPIISIFSDKYSGALELVKKLGKNHGYKIITDNEIVEAAAKIFNENKDTYKKVFLNPPSFFNSFTREKEKSLAELKVSVSKLIGDDQIFYGFSSLLLPKKINHLIRILIIAEHQHRIENAASLGISKENAKKEILDSDEKADEFSYYIKNSGPWNPSLYDMVVPMDKTTTERAYKLISSYLGNPLLQFSNLSKKHINDFKLESNLGLELCKQGFDLDVDAQGSDITLIINKKVLFLSKLKSELKNAAKAIDGVSNVKIKIGQNFYKPDILADRNFKRPHKVLLVDKEADFIQTLSERLAIRDLPSFPVSTGREAIEIIKRDHPEVIILDLNLPGFDRYEVLKETKKKSPGTKIIILTGHGNQTERQRCMELGAFAYLEKPADIDLLTKIMKKAYKNIHKNTGLN
- a CDS encoding response regulator; translation: MKKILLVDDEYEFVQTLAQRLKLRGYEVTTALSGENCLEIFFSKSFDLVVLDLMMPGMSGLEVLAELKKIESSLPVILLTGHGSTKEGMEGMKLGAEDYLMKPLDINQLTKKIKEIFK
- a CDS encoding electron transfer flavoprotein subunit alpha/FixB family protein — protein: MNKKIILVCDSMENRIEQAKKLINFGQNLNIYTKEEILLVVFNEPDIKEFSSKIDFRSILNIKTGLKDHNPDEIGFCLEKIIEKTDFSYLCFDSSTKSLESASFIAGKSKASIITNILKIEAKNKFSRMIFNSKLEALVKNKKKKAVLTVSGSSFEKNPSPFSKESFEETEIKPKTSGVEIVETMSKSESSSLDNAKIILSIGRGLNSSEEIEKIFEVSKLIPNSAVGCSRPIVDEGLLGYERQVGITGRTVSPKVYSAFGISGSSQHIYGMKDSEFVISVNSDPYSSIFSHSDLCIVEDASLFLEILKQELE
- a CDS encoding SDR family oxidoreductase, with amino-acid sequence MAGFSLENKVALITGASRGIGEAIAHCLSENGAKIILVSRKIDALQKVENDIKTKGGQAESMACHMGEIDQIKALVQSVKEKYGKLDILVNNAAANPYFGDMIDAEEWAWDKIFDVNLKGPFFTIVEFAKLMRENGGGSIVNVSSINGVRPAAFQGMYSISKAALISLTKAFARELAPHKIRVNALLPGLTDTKFASALTSDENLKKMIVSQIPLGRIADPEDMAGAVLYLVSDAASYTTGSLIVCDGGMIA
- a CDS encoding histidine phosphatase family protein, with protein sequence MPLLYVIRHGQASFGESDYDELSKIGIKQAQILGKFFKQTKTTFDSIFSGSLERQVDTAVHTLEGMGEKGKKVEINKGFNEYSHTDLINASLDYYRQKEPEKSYDLVELSKDKKKFQVFFSRLVEDWISGEFSGYGVEAYETYSHRVLKAFEEVSDLKERKGKIAVFTSGGAISALLENTLQVHPFKAAKIGWGIKNCSISIVSSKGRFNRNSNRFLLRSFNCSAHFELENDKDLITYR